In Dryobates pubescens isolate bDryPub1 chromosome 8, bDryPub1.pri, whole genome shotgun sequence, a genomic segment contains:
- the LOC104297663 gene encoding dual specificity protein phosphatase 13-like gives MAWDSLCSRDLLRPKIRSASSGPAGSHCSTTTPTLEELRRLLWTRTQPMGHADEVWPNLYVGDLHIARDKVQLSQMGISHVVDAAAGRFHIDTGPKFYKDLSVDYYGVEAKDNPNFDLSIYFYPVAQYIKAALSSPRGKVLVHCAMGISRSATLVLAFLMICENMSLADAIQTVRSHRGICPNSGFLKQLWELDLQLGRGKGREAEAC, from the exons ATGGCCTGGGACTCCTTGTGCAGCAGGGACTTACTGCGCCCGAAGATCAGAAGCGCCTCAAGTGGGCCGGCTGGCAGCCACTGCAGCACCACGACACCCACCCTGGAGGAGCTGCGGCGCCTGCTCTGGACACGCACACAGCCCATGGGCCATGCGGATGAAGTCTGGCCAAACCTTTATGTGGGGGACCT GCACATCGCTCGTGACAAAGTGCAGCTGAGCCAAATGGGCATCTCCCATGTagtggatgctgctgctgggcgaTTTCACATTGACACCGGACCCAAGTTCTACAAAGACTTGTCTGTGGATTACTATGGAGTAGAAGCAAAGGACAACCCAAACTTTGATCTCAGCATTTACTTCTACCCAGTTGCTCAATACATAAAAGCAGCACTGAGTTCCCCAAGAG GCAAAGTACTAGTTCACTGTGCAATGGGAATCAGTCGATCTGCAACTCTTGTCCTCGCTTTCTTAATGATCTGTGAAAACATGTCCCTTGCTGATGCAATTCAGACTGTGCGTTCACACAGAGGGATTTGCCCCAACTCAGGCTTCCTCAAGCAACTATGGGAGTTGGACCTCCAGTTAGGAAGAGGtaaaggcagagaagcagaggcCTGCTAG